The following DNA comes from Astatotilapia calliptera chromosome 6, fAstCal1.2, whole genome shotgun sequence.
TCCACTTAAAAGCCATTTATGGAGCAATAAGACAATTTAACattctctcctcttcctctccatctCCGACTGCCTGTATAAGGACACCATCTCAAGAGAAATCATCGGCACCTCCCTCGACAAAAACCATACAGTGCCTCAGATAAGGAACTTTGGTCCTCATCTGCCTCACTATCAACCGTTCCATTAAAACAGAATGGGGATGAAATGGGAGTTACACAGTTACTGTAATTAAGtatcatttaaatttaattaccAAAAAGTTATCATTCACTTTATACTTAACTTTAACAGAAACCACCGTCCTAGTTCAACACTATAGCAGTAGGCCAGACACATTTACACAGGCATAAAACACTAGCGGCTGCCGTTCGTCCTCCCGGCAAAAAGAGTCTTTGGCACAAATCCCCTGGAAGTAAGATCTAGTTAGCAGGTTACTAACCCTACCAACCCCGTCACCAGGTGTTCAACATTTCAACCATACTGTTGATTATAAATGAGTTTTTGAGTGCATGTGGCAAAACTGTCCTTCCAACCCCATAAGGATATGAACACTTTTATTTTACTAGGCCTCACAAAATCTTTTCTTCTAGTGACTCTGGTGAGTTTCAGACTTCCAGCCTTAATTTCTTATTGGAAAAACCAACTTCACAATCCCTTACAAGGCCACATTTTGTGTTGCGGCAGCCACGTAAGACCGTGAGATAAACATAAACTGGCTTTGTAGTTATGCTCTCTTAATCACAATGTATTCCTACCAACATTGTCGTAACACCATGGATAACCAATTTACTTATAACAGGTTGGGCTTGTTTATCCAAGATTAGTACTAGATTATCAGCAGTATGATAATCTGGTTCAGCCTCCTGTTCATCCATCTTCATTTCTGTTTATCTCACAGTGCATTTTGTTGCACTAGCCTTCATTGGCCATTTCCTGTGTTAGTGTGGGTCTGCAGTAGTGGCAAGTGTGGATTCATGTAAACTCCTTCTTTGTGATCACAGTTTGGTTTAAACAGCAAGCTCTGGGCTGTTGTCCACTGTGCTCCAGTTATGGTTGATTTTCTGAAGCATGTACAGCACCCTCTCTGTGTTCTTAGCTGATTTACAAATGGAGCACTGGGTTTTCCACTCCTGCCTAACAGAACACACACATTGTCTGTGTGCACCAGTGCTGCTATGCAAAGAGACTGTAGCAGAAAATTCAAAGAGAGAGGATGGGTGTGGATGGAGGTGTCAGGGTCCAATTTGAATACCTCCACACATACAAAACCAGGCAAAAAGGTAATGAGCTACATTTAAGCCATTTTAGGTCTAACCTGTGAGCAAAGTCATGTAAATAAGATCTCACACGTAACACTACGATGGTTATAGCTCATCTTTTTAGGATTTAAACAATGTCTGGAGAGAGACATTTATACATAACAGTTTTGAAGTCACAATTTTAGGGATGTTATCCTTTTCTTATCATTTTGCTAAGTtcattataaatattttaacttgATAAATGGTGAAATCCTGTATCCCTTTGTTTCTGCCTGCTGTGAACTGTGGCACCATTTGATCTAATTGAACTAGATTCAGTaggattttaaaaactgatgttATTTAGCAGTTGTCAACAGTGGAATATGAAGGAGATGTTGCCGAAGCAGTCTTTTCGCACTCACCTATGATGGACttggaggaggagctggaggagtaACCATTCCGGACTGGCGGGGGTGGAGGAGGGGGTCCAGCTGGGGTTcgtgaggaggaagatgagatggaggaagaggaaggaggaggtggtggtttaTTGCCTCTGGAGTCTGAGCTATGGCCACGGTAAGGGGGTGGGGGAGGAGGGGCATCCCGATTGCCATTACGAGACCCAGGGGTGGGCGCCTGGGGAGCTGCATGgacaacatacacacacaaacaagtgaTCACGAATTCATACTGAGGGTCAGATGAACGGCAGTGATCTTAATGAATCTGGtcaagtctgtgtgtgtctaatGTATCAGTTGCCGGGGTCCCCCCACCATGATAAAACTTGTAAGGGTACAAAGTTTGTACACACGGGCtaaaacagaaatatgaaatgaaaGTACTGACCATGACTGTTTTACATTTAGTACAGACTTATATAGTCAAGTGTTACTCAGCAGTCAGTAAAAACGTGCATGCATGTTGTGCAGAACAGAGCGAAACATCACGTTACAAGCATCTTTCTTCCAGCTGGTTTCATAACCAATCATGAAACCAGATATGATATAGTTTCTTAAAAATGCTACTGTTTGTAACAAAGCAACTTAGAATATGCCACATGACACATTTCGAGTTCCTGTCACTgcatcagtggaaaaaaaacccccaaacatctGTTCTCATACTGACTTTTAAAATATAGAGACTTCAGTACCAGCGAACAGTGAGATTGAAACAAGTCTGTGCAACTTAATATTAAGAGTGCGTGTGGGGGAAAACAAGGTGAGCAGGAATGCTGGAATATTCCACAGGGCTACAGGAATGCAGAGAAACCAGGAGACCTTGTAGCAAATCGTTTCACCGTTCAATCACAAGACAGAACTCAAGCTAACAAGTGCCTTCCTGTTTCGTGTATTTGCTTTGAATTCAAATTATGACTGTTCCCAGTGTGCCATAAATCTTTTCTGAAGCGGAAACAAAATCATCATTTGACACGTCAGACGTGGCGAACTTCATCTGTAACTAGGGCACTTTGTAGGTGTGGCTGTCCTAAATCCCCcagtttttttaagttttgttttttaaacatcagaAGCATCTAAGATGTGTCATCCACATGGCATCCACCCAACTTAGCATACTTACAAATACCAAAAAACAGCATATCTGCTCCGCATATTAAAATATCCTCATGTCGTCACTTGTTGACAaaataagggggggggggggaaaaggtCATTCTCCCAAATGCAAAAGCAGCTGTAATTATAAGAAATATTATACTACTGTCAAGAATCGATGCAGGAACTTGATGAAATGCTGCAGCCAAAAGAAAGATTTATACATCACACAGAACAAGACGgagcacattttttgtatcgtTCTGCACTACTCTCAGATTCAGAGGATAGAAGCCCGTCATGTGTAGAAAACGTTGCAGCGTTATCCTGGATTGTACCTTAAAGGTTCAGAGATAATGAGCCAAGGCTTGCTTTGCCTTCATTATAaacatttctcctcaaaataaagaataatgAGGTCTTCTTCAACGTTCACAATCAGGAGTTTGCACTCAGCCATATCTTTATTGTATATATGAAGTAAATCTGGGCATTCAAACGATGAGCTGATTAAGGGATTAGGTTAACAATGGAGGTTAGGTTTCATGAAGGTCAAATTAGAGATGATTGAGAATGAACGAGAGAATTTCAATCAcaggataaaaataaagaaaaaattgtGGTGAGTGGCAATATTGcacttttgacagatttctgggACGTACCTGTTCTGCGTCCAGGTGGATCTCTGACAGGTGGAGGTGGTCTGTTAGACTGCTGAGAAGAGGATGACGATGATAAtgatggaggtggtggtggggcaTGGCTGCGTCCTTGGTTGCTGCCTCctgatgtgtgttttttatgaaGGGAGTTATTCCTCTGGGGAAGCTCTGGAGCTCCACCTCCATCGCCGTGGGATGGCCCATTAGAGACACCACCAGATGTGTGTGGTCTGTATggcgggggaggaggaggagcagaagagCCTCCAGTAGGTGGTCTGCTGGAGGACAGAGGTTTTACGTTGCTGGGCGGGGCTGGGCCTCTTCCAGGTGTTGGTGGAAGGGGTTTCTCTCTGCTGTAAGAGGATGAGGAAGGTGCAAGAGATGCTTTCTGGCTTGGGGTAGGTGGGGCATTTCCACGGCCACCTCTGTTAAAGGGTGGTGGAGGCGGTGGTGCAGAGGTGCTGTGCTTCATCCCACTGCTACCGCTGGAGGAGTGGGATA
Coding sequences within:
- the wipf2a gene encoding WAS/WASL-interacting protein family member 2, with protein sequence MPIPPPPPPPGPPPPPTFHEANTAPPKLSSSEAKGRGALLSDIHKGAKLKKVGQVNDRSAPVIEKSGGGGGGGGGGGFGGGAPKGMGGLFQGGVPKLRPIGDGPAGGSLGRSALRPPGSRSAAPRPPTGRSTSPSPPNKPSPPEHSRSHRPSLPDISHSSSGSSGMKHSTSAPPPPPPFNRGGRGNAPPTPSQKASLAPSSSSYSREKPLPPTPGRGPAPPSNVKPLSSSRPPTGGSSAPPPPPPYRPHTSGGVSNGPSHGDGGGAPELPQRNNSLHKKHTSGGSNQGRSHAPPPPPSLSSSSSSQQSNRPPPPVRDPPGRRTAPQAPTPGSRNGNRDAPPPPPPYRGHSSDSRGNKPPPPPSSSSISSSSSRTPAGPPPPPPPVRNGYSSSSSSKSIIDDFESKFNFHPIEDLPPPEEYRPINKVYPSKTNTAVRGAPPAPPVGR